In the genome of Lepus europaeus isolate LE1 unplaced genomic scaffold, mLepTim1.pri SCAFFOLD_259, whole genome shotgun sequence, one region contains:
- the LOC133754637 gene encoding zinc finger protein 260-like, translated as MFLRGKKMNISPVMIAFEDLAVYFTWEEWQNMNNAQKILYRDVMLETYSSLFSLGHCITKPDLIFKLEQGEEPWMVDKCLNQSLSVVMKMDDLIKINLESQDKNLNQDFMKNNKTSAHKRVELRKTLSLNSSHIPTLIIKKGIYSGLNPEECNKCHTVYPHSGPDQLQAGEKFDNTKIPGKSLHFCEPLSQYDNIHIMKQPFGPTGQAKVFTRKMFWKSERVHMAENCNKSTVTFGKTTQIEKAIHENSSLNMHQQTHTRKKFYKYIKYVEPVIHQSHLTINHRLNTREKLYTCNPCGKSLSINSPYECNDSGKDFGQKSVLRKCQQIHTGEKSHECSDCGKAFTQKSYLINHQRIHTGEKLYKCLHCGRGFLWKSALIIHQRIHTGEKPHECNDCGKAFGQKSDLIIHQRIHTGEKPHECNDCGKAFGCKSHLIRHQQIHTGEKRHECNDCGKAFGCKSNLMKHQRIHTGQKPHECNDCGKAFGQKSHLIIHQQIHTGEKPHKCNDCGKAFGQKSRLIIHQRIHTGQKPHECNDCGKAFGCKSYLMKHQRIHTGEKPHECNDCGKAFGCKSHLIRHQQIHTGEKPHECNDCGKAFGCKSHLIRHQQIHTGEKPHECNDCGKAFTQKSYLIIHQRIHTGEKPHECNDCGKAFTQKSDLIRHQQIHTGQKPHKCNDCGKAFGQKSGLIIHQRIHTGEKPHECNDCGKAFGQKSGLIVHQQIHKREKPHECNGDGKAFG; from the exons atgttcctaagaggaaagaaaatgaatatatcacct gtgatgatagcatttgaagacctggctgtgtactttacctgggaggaatggcagaacatgaacaatgctcagaaaatcctgtacagagatgtgatgctggagacctacagcagcctcttctccttgg ggcactgcattaccaaacctgacttaatcttcaagttggagcaaggagaagAGCCATGGATGGTGGACAAATGCTTGAATCAGAGCCTTtcag tggtcATGAAAATGGATGACCTGATTAAGATcaacctggaaagtcaggacaaaaatctgaatcaggattttatgaaaaataacaagacatcagctcacaagagagttgaattaagaaaaacccTTAGTTTAAATTCAAGCCATATTCCAACACTGATTATTAAAAAGGGAATCTATTCAGGATTGAATCCTGAGGAATGCAATAAATGTCACACTGTGTATCCCCACAGTGGGCCTGATCAACTACaggctggagagaaatttgataaCACTAAGATACCTGGAAAATCTCTTCACTTCTGTGAGCCTCTTAGTCAGTATGACAATATTCACAtcatgaagcagccatttggacccACTGGACAAGCAAAAGTCTTCACAAGAAAGATGTTCTGGAAATCTGAGAGGGTTCATATGGCAGAAAACTGTAATAAATCAACTGTCACTTTTGGAAAAAcaactcaaatagaaaaagctatccatgaaaattctagcctcaatatgcatcaacaaactcacacaagaaagaaattttataagtacattaaGTATGTTGAACCTGTCATTCACCAGTCACATCTTACAATAAATCACAGACTAAATACAAGGGAAAAACTTTACACATGTAACCCTTGTGGAAAATCACTCAGTATTAattcaccttatgaatgtaatgactctGGAAAAgattttggacaaaagtcagtcctcaggaaatgtcaacaaattcacacaggagagaaatcaCATGAATGTAgtgattgtggaaaagcctttacacaaaagtcatacctcataaaccatcagcgaattcacacaggggagaaactttaTAAATGCCTTCATTGTGGAAGAGGCTTTCTGTGGAAGTCAgccctcatcatacaccagagaattcacacaggggagaaacctcatgaatgtaatgactgtggaaaagcctttggacaaaagtcagacctcatcatacaccagcgaattcacacaggggagaaacctcatgaatgtaatgactgtggaaaagcctttggatgcaagtcacacctcatcagacaccagcaaattcacacaggggagaaacgtcatgaatgtaatgactgtggaaaagcctttggatgcaagtcaaacctcatgaaacatcagcgaattcacacagggcagaaacctcatgaatgtaatgactgtggaaaagcctttggacaaaagtcacacctcatcatacaccagcaaattcacacaggggagaaacctcataaatgtaatgactgtggaaaagcctttggacaaaagtcacgcCTCattatacaccagagaattcacacagggcagaaacctcatgaatgtaatgactgtggaaaagcctttggatgcaagtcatacctcatgaaacatcagcgaattcacacaggggagaaacctcatgaatgtaatgattgtggaaaagcctttggatgcaagtcacacctcatcagacaccagcaaattcacacaggggagaaacctcatgaatgtaatgattgtggaaaagcctttggatgcaagtcacacctcatcagacaccagcaaattcacacaggggagaaacctcatgaatgtaatgactgtggaaaagcctttacacaaaagtcatacctcatcatacaccagcgaattcacacaggggagaaacctcatgaatgtaatgactgtggaaaagcctttacacaaaagtcagacctcatcagacaccagcaaattcacacaggacagaaacctcataaatgtaatgactgtggaaaagcatttggacagaagtcaggcctcatcatacaccagcgaattcacacaggggagaaacctcatgaatgcaatgactgtggaaaagcctttggacaaaagtcaggcctcatcgtacaccagcaaattcacaaaagggagaaacctcatgaatgtaatggcGATGGAAAGGCCTTTGGATga